One Watersipora subatra chromosome 4, tzWatSuba1.1, whole genome shotgun sequence genomic window carries:
- the LOC137394963 gene encoding very low-density lipoprotein receptor-like: protein MDASDEKDCEISNCSITSVRCLGSYTHCIQKHWLCDGHMDCPTGSDELGCTRVCEDGTFQCPYGSVIGEYCIPEIWKCDGELDCNGFYGEDERNCECKSDEFTCKSNGRCIQTNWVCDGVADCLDKSDETDCLLTNSP from the exons ATGGATGCGTCAGATGAGAAGGATTGTG aGATAAGTAACTGTTCCATAACATCAGTCCGATGTCTTGGATCATATACTCATTGCATTCAAAAACATTGGCTTTGTGACGGACATATGGACTGTCCTACAGGCTCAGATGAGCTTGGATGTACA AGGGTGTGCGAAGATGGTACATTTCAATGCCCTTATGGCTCAGTTATTGGAGAGTACTGTATACCTGAAATCTGG AAGTGTGATGGCGAGTTGGACTGCAACGGATTCTATGGAGAAGATGAGAGGAACTGTGAGTGTAAGAGCGATGAGTTTACCTGCAAGAGCAATGGCAGGTGTATTCAGACTAACTGGGTCTGTGATGGGGTGGCGGACTGTCTCGACAAGTCAGATGAAACTGACTGTCTACTAACCAACTCACCCTAA
- the LOC137394221 gene encoding visual pigment-like receptor peropsin has product MANISTEMVPEVGEMFSRSFNTFIGVLLGVMTIFGIVENFSVFGMFFKFRKELNSRTTYMLMSLSISDGLMALIGGTMYTISSFNSKWPFKYQGCVFYGVMMFGTGCTDIAHLTVIAIDRMLAIASPIKYRAWAQKPILTVIALAFSWLYGFFWAILPLTGMSAYGYEGEISCSIDWLRQDFGSRLYMMLIFIFSYFVPNLVMLFAYGFIFITVKAVGKKFAGEDSAASKKKRDIEVKLAINFSLVYVVYMMAWSPYAIVSFIGVFGNGNAIPMAARGLPAILAKFSFVVNPLLYVLSNKEHRKKLRGFFGLPDAIEPEDKKEREQKKKEEKAREEKAKEESVVSCAETQIE; this is encoded by the exons ATGGCAAATATCTCAACAGAAATGGTGCCAGAAGTGGGGGAGATGTTTTCCAGAAGCTTTAACACCTTCATTG GAGTTCTGTTGGGTGTGATGACCATATTTGGAATAGTGGAAAATTTCAGTGTCTTTGGAATGTTTTTCAAGTTCAGAAAAGAGCTCAACTCCAGGACAACATACATGCTCATGTCTCTGTCTATTAGCGATGGTTTGATGGCTCTTATTGGAGGCACCATGTATACTATTAGCAGTTTCAACAGCAAATGGCCCTTTAAATATCAAG GGTGTGTCTTCTACGGAGTGATGATGTTTGGAACGGGGTGCACTGATATAGCCCACCTCACGGTGATAGCCATAGATAGAATGTTGGCTATAGCTTCTCCAATCAAGTACAGGGCATGGGCCCAAAAGCCAATCCTGACGGTCATTGCCTTAGCCTTTTCTTGGCTATATGGCTttttttgggctattttacCTCTTACAG GCATGTCAGCATACGGATATGAAGGAGAGATCAGCTGTTCCATTGACTGGTTGAGACAGGATTTTGGCAGCAGACTATACATGatgcttatttttattttctcctaCTTTGTACCCAACTTAGTCATGCTCTTCGCCTATGGTTTCATCTTCATCACG GTCAAGGCTGTTGGGAAGAAGTTTGCGGGTGAGGATAGTGCTGCTAGCAAGAAAAAGCGGGACATTGAAGTCAAGTTAGCAATTAACTTCTCCTTGGTTTATG TTGTGTACATGATGGCCTGGTCACCATATGCAATCGTGAGCTTCATCGGCGTGTTTGGTAACGGAAATGCTATTCCAATGGCTGCCAGAGGACTTCCAGCTATTCTTGCAAAGTTCTCTTTTGTGGTGAACCCTCTGCTATATGTCCTCTCCAATAAAGAACATAG GAAGAAACTGAGAGGTTTCTTTGGTCTTCCTGACGCAATAGAGCCTGAAGATAAGAAAGAGCGAGAACAGAAAAAGAAGGAAGAAAAGGCAAGGGAAGAAAAGGCAAAGGAAGAAAGTGTTGTATCTTGTGCTGAAACACAGATCGAATGA